The bacterium genome contains the following window.
CTGATTAAAAACGGGTTCTCCTGAAATGATTTTTTCATTTTTTCATAATTTTTATCAAGAAAAAGATTTAAAAAACCAATCCCCATTTTAACGACAGGCAAAGCATGTACAGGTGCAGAACATCCGTCAATTCCTATATTTATATTGTTTTCATCAAAATCACAAAATTTTACTACGGTTTTAATTATTTTTTTCTGTATTGGATGGTCTAAGTCAAGATAATTTTTAATATCCCATTTGTTTGCAACACAAACAGCAAGCATTCCGGCATGTTTGCCGGAACAATTATTGTGTAATTGCGAGGGTTCAAGGTTTTTTTGAATTAATGAATTTCTTGTTTTTTTATCAATAGGTTCATGGATTCCGCATTGAAGATGAGATTCTTTTAAACCGATTTTATTTAAAACGGACAGAACGGTTTTAGTATGTTCTTCTGTGCCGGTATGAGAGGCACAACAAACGGCAAGTTCCTGCAAAGTAAAGCCAAATTTATCATAAGCCCCTGTTTCAATAATCAAAGAAGATTGAAAAGGTTTAGCGGCTGATCTTAGCCAAAAATTTTTGTTTTCATCATCACCTGTTTTTAAAATAAGATTTTCTTTTTTATCAACAACCGTAACAAAGCCAAAATGCTGTTTTTCAATAACATTGTTTCTTGTTGTTTCAATTAATAAAGCAGGTTTCATTTACGGTTTAGACAGATCTTGCGTAATTAAACTTGAGGTGTAATATTTTTGGCAGTCTTCTTTCAAAAGAAGTATTCCTTCGGTATCTTTTCTGCTTAAAAAGTTTAAACTTATAAGGATCTCTGCCAGTCCCGGTCTGTCCCCCAAAGATTCTTCCAGTTGTTTTTGTTTT
Protein-coding sequences here:
- a CDS encoding asparaginase, whose protein sequence is MKPALLIETTRNNVIEKQHFGFVTVVDKKENLILKTGDDENKNFWLRSAAKPFQSSLIIETGAYDKFGFTLQELAVCCASHTGTEEHTKTVLSVLNKIGLKESHLQCGIHEPIDKKTRNSLIQKNLEPSQLHNNCSGKHAGMLAVCVANKWDIKNYLDLDHPIQKKIIKTVVKFCDFDENNINIGIDGCSAPVHALPVVKMGIGFLNLFLDKNYEKMKKSFQENPFLISGNERLDTEIIKASSGRLISKTAAGGLCITINLELEQAIIVKILDADMTARAITTIDALKQLKWLSQEEIENNELKNLYDLNVKNLKNQTVGEIIPKFSLL